A stretch of Myxococcus hansupus DNA encodes these proteins:
- the tesB gene encoding acyl-CoA thioesterase II, protein MSRVLNELLELLKLEKIEENLFRGRSQDLGFRQLFGGQVLGQALSAGSQTVPAGRHVHSLHGYFLRPGDASLPVVYTVDRVRDGGSITTRRVVAVQKGEPILTMIASFHGDEDGFAHHAPMPEVPGPEGLATEQELLGQLADRIPPALREKFLGEKPIEIRPVAPVDPFNPVAKAPIKHVWFRANGDLPEDPQVHRYVLAYASDFNLISTALQPHGASFFQPHILGASLDHALWFHGDLKVSDWLLYSMDSPWAGNARGLSRGSVYTRDGRLVASVAQEGLLRIKKAKA, encoded by the coding sequence ATGAGCCGAGTCCTGAACGAGCTGTTGGAGCTCCTGAAGCTGGAGAAAATCGAGGAGAACCTGTTTCGCGGCAGGAGCCAGGACCTGGGGTTCCGCCAGCTCTTCGGCGGCCAGGTGCTGGGACAGGCGCTGTCCGCGGGCAGCCAGACGGTGCCGGCTGGGCGCCACGTCCACTCCCTGCACGGGTACTTCCTTCGTCCGGGGGATGCGTCCCTCCCCGTGGTCTACACGGTGGACCGGGTCCGGGACGGCGGCAGCATCACGACCCGCCGCGTCGTGGCCGTCCAGAAGGGGGAGCCCATCTTGACGATGATCGCCTCGTTCCACGGGGATGAGGACGGCTTCGCCCACCACGCGCCCATGCCCGAGGTCCCCGGTCCGGAGGGGCTGGCCACCGAGCAGGAGCTGCTCGGGCAACTGGCGGACCGCATCCCTCCGGCGCTGCGCGAGAAGTTCCTGGGCGAGAAGCCCATTGAGATTCGCCCCGTGGCGCCGGTGGATCCGTTCAATCCGGTGGCCAAGGCGCCCATCAAGCACGTGTGGTTCCGGGCCAACGGGGACCTCCCGGAGGACCCACAGGTGCACCGGTACGTGCTGGCCTACGCGTCCGACTTCAACCTCATCAGCACCGCGCTCCAGCCGCACGGGGCCAGCTTCTTCCAGCCCCACATCCTGGGGGCCAGCCTGGATCACGCCCTGTGGTTCCACGGGGACCTGAAGGTGAGCGACTGGCTGCTGTACTCCATGGACAGCCCCTGGGCGGGCAATGCGCGCGGGCTCTCACGGGGCAGCGTCTACACGCGTGACGGCCGGCTCGTGGCCTCGGTGGCCCAGGAAGGGCTGCTGCGCATCAAGAAGGCCAAGGCCTGA
- a CDS encoding bile acid:sodium symporter family protein yields MQSNVFTAVLMPLALAIIMLGLGLALTVADFKRVIVYPRAILVGLVCQMLLLPVACALIAHAFGLPPELAVGLMLLAASPGGATANLFSHLARGDVALNITLTAVNSALSLVTLPLIINLSLAHFMDDSRAVPMQFAKIVQVVLIVLVPVSVGMFIRSRSTALAQRMDKPIRLLSTVFLLAVIGASVYTERANALSFFRQVGPAALAFNLVSLGVGYFVPMLLRLPKRQAIAIGMEIGIHNGMLAIAIALSPTLLANSTMAIPPAIYSLIMYFTAAAFGFYVSRRLPDEPNAPAVPHTPTSLSEKVS; encoded by the coding sequence ATGCAGTCGAATGTATTCACGGCGGTGCTCATGCCGCTGGCGCTGGCAATCATCATGCTGGGGCTCGGACTGGCGCTGACGGTCGCGGACTTCAAACGCGTCATCGTCTATCCCCGGGCCATCCTGGTGGGGCTTGTCTGTCAGATGTTGCTGCTGCCCGTGGCGTGCGCGCTCATCGCCCATGCCTTCGGGCTGCCGCCGGAGCTGGCGGTGGGGTTGATGCTGCTGGCGGCGTCGCCTGGCGGGGCCACGGCGAACCTCTTCAGCCACCTGGCGCGCGGGGACGTGGCGCTCAACATCACGCTGACGGCGGTGAACAGCGCGCTGTCGCTCGTCACCCTGCCCCTCATCATCAACCTGTCGCTCGCGCACTTCATGGACGACTCGCGCGCGGTGCCCATGCAGTTCGCGAAAATCGTCCAGGTGGTGCTCATCGTGCTGGTGCCGGTGAGCGTGGGCATGTTCATCCGCTCGCGCAGCACGGCCCTGGCGCAGCGCATGGACAAGCCCATCCGGCTCTTGTCCACGGTGTTCCTCCTCGCGGTCATCGGCGCGTCCGTCTACACGGAGCGCGCGAACGCCCTCAGCTTCTTCCGGCAGGTGGGCCCGGCGGCGCTGGCCTTCAACCTGGTCAGCCTGGGCGTGGGCTACTTCGTGCCCATGCTGCTGCGTCTGCCCAAGCGTCAGGCGATTGCCATTGGCATGGAGATCGGCATCCACAACGGGATGCTGGCCATCGCCATCGCGCTCAGCCCCACGCTGCTGGCCAACTCCACCATGGCCATTCCGCCGGCCATCTACAGCCTCATCATGTACTTCACCGCCGCGGCGTTCGGCTTCTACGTCAGCCGGCGCCTCCCGGACGAGCCGAACGCTCCCGCCGTTCCCCACACCCCCACGTCCCTCTCCGAGAAGGTGTCTTGA